The Leisingera daeponensis DSM 23529 genome includes the window CCTGCTTGCGGAACACACGCGAAAACGCCGCCTCGGAAGCATAGCCGGCAATCTCCGCCGCATCCGCCACGTTCAGCCCCTGCTGCGTCAGCCCCTGGCAAGCGATTTGCATCCGCCAGCTGGTCAGGTACTGCATCGGCGTCACCGCCATCTTGGCGGTGAACTCCTGCGCAAAGGCAGTACGCGACATCCCGGCCTCCCGCGCCAGCCCTTCCACGCTCCATTCCTTGGCAGGTGCCCGGTGAAACGCCGTCAGCGCCCGCGAAATGCGCGGATCCGCAAACCCCGCCAGCGCCGATCCGCTGGGGCTCTGATGCTCCAGGTAGGCGCGGATCGCCTGGGCAAACAGCACCTCGGAGAGTTTCAGCGCTATCAGGTCGCCGCCGATGCGGGCACCCTGCACCTCGGAGCCGATCATCCGCAGGGTCGCCTCGATCCAGGCGCCTGCGGACTCGCCGTAGTTCTCGATCACGATGTGGGGTGGCAGGCGGTCGATCAGCACATGCCCGGCACCGCGCCGCCCGGGCAGCGCGGCAAAGGAGAAATGGCCGCAGATAAGCTGGGTATCCCGCACCTCCCCGGCGCCGCCGTACACCAGCACCCCGCCGCCGTCATAGCCCGCGTCCTGCAGCACCTGCTCCAGCGGCAGCGCCTCCGGCGGCTGCACCTCGTTGCACAGAAGCATATGCGCCGCGCCATGCGGGATCAGCACCAGATCGCCCTGCTTCAGCCGCAGCGTCTCCCCGCTCGCAGGCACATGCACGTTCAGCTCCCCCCGCTGCACAAAGTGGAACCGCGCGACGTGCTCGTATTCCGGCACCTGAATCCCGAACGGCGGGGTGAAAGAAGTGCGGAAGTAAAGCGTCCCCTTGAGAGACAACCGGGTGAGAATATCGCTGAGCAGGTCCAACATGGGCTTGATGTTAGGCGTCTGGCCGCCGGCGTCCATCCTGCCGGACGATCTGCAAGGTAAAGTGAACGCCCGGACGCATCCCTGTCAGGGCCAAAGGGCGCTGCACCGCCTGGGGAACCCGGTCCTGACCGCCGTCAGTCGTGAAAGTCCGGCCGGTCCTTTCTGCCGCGGTTGCTCATCAGCCGGCTCATCGCCAGAATGCCAGCGGCGCTCAGCGCCAGCAGCAAGGCGTGAGCAAAATACCCAAGTCCCGATGCCATGCCGACACCTCCGGCCACCCAGAGGCTGGCTGCGGTCGCCATGCCACCAACCCGCTCATCCCCCTGAATGATCGCCCCGGCGCCAAGAAAGCCGATCGCCCCGACAAGCCCCTGCATAATCCGGGTCGGATCAGCGCCCATTTCAAGGGCCAGAGCATCCATCGACATTTCCATGGTGATCAGCGTGAAACCTGCGGCCCCAAGCGAAACGATCATATAGGTCCGCATGCCCACCTTGCGGTGCCGCAGTTCCCGGTCCAGCCCCAGAAGCGCCCCGGCAGCAGCGGCGCAAATCAGCCGCAAAACGAGATCAAAATAGCTTACATAGGCAATGCTCAGGTCCATGGCGTTCCTGCTCCTCCTCACCGGGCCCTGCCTGCGGCTGCCCTGGAATGACTTTTCAGCAATATGCCCGACTATGGCACAGCCCCGGGAAATGTGCAGGAAAATGGCGAGGGCCGCTATGTCCTGTGACATGCGGCCTGGCACTTCAGCCGCAAAGAAAAACCCCCGCCACACGGACGGGGGTTTCCAATCAGGCCTGCTCTGCGCTCAGGCGCGGACCAGCTTCTCGTAGTCTTCGGCGATCTCCCGGGTCAGGGCGCCGACTTCAAACTTGTAGGGGCCGATCTCGCCCACCGGGGTGACCTCGGCGGCAGTGCCCGTCAGCCAGCACTGCTCAAAGCCTTCCATCTCTTCCGGCATGATGTGGCGCTCATGCACGGTGACGCCCTTGTCCTTGAGCATCTGAATCACGGTCTGCCGGGTCAGGCCATTCAGGAAGCAATCCGGCAGCGGCGTATGCACCTCGCCATCCTTCACGAAGAAGATATTGGCGCCGGTCGCCTCTGCCACATAGCCGCGGTAGTCCATGAACAGCGCATCCGAGCAGCCCTTGGCCTCCGC containing:
- a CDS encoding AraC family transcriptional regulator — translated: MLDLLSDILTRLSLKGTLYFRTSFTPPFGIQVPEYEHVARFHFVQRGELNVHVPASGETLRLKQGDLVLIPHGAAHMLLCNEVQPPEALPLEQVLQDAGYDGGGVLVYGGAGEVRDTQLICGHFSFAALPGRRGAGHVLIDRLPPHIVIENYGESAGAWIEATLRMIGSEVQGARIGGDLIALKLSEVLFAQAIRAYLEHQSPSGSALAGFADPRISRALTAFHRAPAKEWSVEGLAREAGMSRTAFAQEFTAKMAVTPMQYLTSWRMQIACQGLTQQGLNVADAAEIAGYASEAAFSRVFRKQVGMSPAAYRQQHRAA
- a CDS encoding MgtC/SapB family protein yields the protein MDLSIAYVSYFDLVLRLICAAAAGALLGLDRELRHRKVGMRTYMIVSLGAAGFTLITMEMSMDALALEMGADPTRIMQGLVGAIGFLGAGAIIQGDERVGGMATAASLWVAGGVGMASGLGYFAHALLLALSAAGILAMSRLMSNRGRKDRPDFHD